The Candidatus Obscuribacterales bacterium genomic sequence TGTAATCCAGTTGCCCTATGCCCAGGGGCGGGAATGGGTGCAGGGTTGGTGGATGCCGAGCGATCGCCCCCAAGCTCCCACGGTGCTCTACCTTCACGGTAATGGCATCAATATGGGGGCTAATGTCGAGGCGGCGGCGCGGTTCCATGCCCTGGGTCTTTCGGTGTTCATGATCGACTACCGAGGCTATGGTGAAAGTTCGGGTGGGTTTCCCAGTGAGCAGCGGGTGTATGAAGATGCCGATCGCGCTTGGCATTACCTCACCGACCAGCGCCAGATTGCACCGGAGCATATGGTGCTCTATGGTCATTCCCTAGGCGGCGCGATCGCCATTGAACTAGCCGCTCGCCATCCCGATGCTGGTGGTTTGGTAATCGAAAGTTCCTTTACCTCCATGCGGGAGATGGTTACCCGCGCCACGGTCTACGATCGCCTGTTTCCCATCGATTGGATCTTGACCCAACGCTTTGATTCCCTCACCAAGGTGCGATCGCTCCAGTCGCCGGTGATCTATATCCACGGGACGGCGGATCCAGTGGTGCCCTCGGATCTCAGTGCTGTGCTTTATGACGCGACGGCAGCGCCAGCGGAACTAGTCTGGATCCCAGGAGCAAACCACAATAATGTGGCGGAAGTAGGGGGCGATCGCTACCGGGCTGCTCTGATCCAGTGGCTGCGCTCCCATTACCCAAATGCCGATCGTTTAGATACCTACAAGACTAGCCCTGCCTCCAATGTGGTGTGCTGAAAGCTGTAGCCAGCATCCTTCAGGTTTGATACCTGGGCATTGTAGGAACGGGTGCTGGGTTGCTTGGCATCCTAGGTGACGGGGGGCAGTTGGTGACGCTGACAAACGAGGTCAATCAACTGCTTGCCGGTGGTGGATGAATCCTGCACGAGGTTATAGATGCCTTGGAGACCCTGCTACTGCAACTTAGGGCTTGGTGGCGTTTAACGTGTGGAGGGTAGCGATCGCTTCAACGTTCTTCACGTGCCTTCTTGCTCTTGTCGCTTGCTGTTGCGATTCGGGTGCCGCCGCTAGTCTTGATGAGTTGACCTCTTTTCAGGAAACTGAAACGTTCTGTTTTGCTTTTGACGCTTGGTTCTTGAATGGTGACCTGAGTCTGCCAAGCGCGATCGCTCAAAATGGCAGGTTCATCGTTTCGATCGCATTGGACAGCCGCTGCACAAATTGGCGACCCCACAGGGCTGACAATACACCAACAACTAAGGGGACGGCGATCGCTCCCCCCCACCTGACTGTCCCCACTGCAGCCCAGTTTCCATCGGTCATGTCTACCGACAGCCACAGACCTGCTAGGATGGGCACCCCACTCAGAAAGACCCCGATGAGGAAATGGCGGACAACCATGCCCCACTGGCGGGAACTTGATACTGGTAATGGATCGTTTGATTGATCGTGATTAGACGCCATTGATTTACTCCAATTGTGAGGAAATGAATAGTGACTGAGCACCTGATTTAGCTTATCGCCCACTGTTAAGCACAAACATCCTGCTAATCGGTTCACCGAGTTGGAGCAGGGGAAGCTCCTAGCTATCGATCGCTGGATGTGGTGACGCATGGGCGTGGCTGATGTGCCCATCGCTATGCTTACGGTACTTGACTCACCTGAACACTCGTTGATGGCCCGATCGAGGGGCGGTCTACCTCGTATTTCAACGCGAGTAAACCCGCCCGGCGTGGCGGTGCATGGGCGATCGCAAAGTCAGTCCTATGTTGAGCGATCGCTACGGATAATGACTGCCTTAAGCTCACCTCAAAGGCTTCGATATCCGGTGGGGTCGCATGAAAGTCCACCACCGTACAATTGCTAAACTGAGCCTCCCAAGTTAGTCCCGAACAATCTCGTAATCGCAATGCACTGGCAGGGGCCTGGGTGACACTGAATAGGCACAGGCTGCTTATTCCTAGGGCTAGGGGGATGGATAAGATTTTCATGGTTCGCTCTTCTCCTTGTCCTTACTAAAGAGGGGCTGACTCATCGATGAGCGCCAGCAATCTCCCAATTCGTATGGCCTTGCCGCAGCAGGTGCAGAATGTCTAGCTCGCGATTGGTAAAGAGATGCCGATAGTCGGCGGCGGGGGAGGTTCGGTAATCTTGAGTAAACACCTTTGGCGCAATGGTTGGGCCGAGGTGTCCGTTGACTATGGCGAAGGCGAAATACATTATGTTGTCTGGCAGATCGCTACTGGGCTGCTTTGATCCAGTGGCTGCGCTCCCATTACCCAAACGCCGGTCTAGATACCTACAAGACCAGCCCTGCCTCCAATGTGGCGTGCTGAAAGCTGTAGCCAGCATCTTTCAGTTTTTGATTAGACACCCGAGCATTGTAGGGACGGGTGCTGGGTTGGCTGGCATCCCAGGTGACGGGGGGCAGTTGGTGACACTGACAGACGAGGTCAATCAGGTGCTTGACGGTGGTGGGTGAATCCTGCACGAGATTGTAGATACCTTGGAG encodes the following:
- a CDS encoding alpha/beta fold hydrolase → MLDLLSLLPLVGGGAVGVAGLYGALMLLLFAYQRRLIFHPSPTVTRTPAELGLAYDVIQLPYAQGREWVQGWWMPSDRPQAPTVLYLHGNGINMGANVEAAARFHALGLSVFMIDYRGYGESSGGFPSEQRVYEDADRAWHYLTDQRQIAPEHMVLYGHSLGGAIAIELAARHPDAGGLVIESSFTSMREMVTRATVYDRLFPIDWILTQRFDSLTKVRSLQSPVIYIHGTADPVVPSDLSAVLYDATAAPAELVWIPGANHNNVAEVGGDRYRAALIQWLRSHYPNADRLDTYKTSPASNVVC
- a CDS encoding LuxR C-terminal-related transcriptional regulator, encoding MYFAFAIVNGHLGPTIAPKVFTQDYRTSPAADYRHLFTNRELDILHLLRQGHTNWEIAGAHR